One Camelus ferus isolate YT-003-E chromosome 27, BCGSAC_Cfer_1.0, whole genome shotgun sequence DNA window includes the following coding sequences:
- the MINAR1 gene encoding major intrinsically disordered Notch2-binding receptor 1 — protein METNQETSLFLVKILEELDSKQNTVSYQDLCKSLCARFDLSQLAKLRSVLFYTACLDPNFPATLFKDKMKCTVNNQQSKKIMVAADIVTIFNLIQMNGGAAKEKLPTGRQKGCKKEASFDSCRSDTELCGAAECEPLNCELSERPFSRGYPARQLSKCRKMDCKDCSQFVPASEPNFLLGVSKEVKTRAASLDRLQALAPYSVASPQPCEMQRTYFPMNIENESISDQDSLPLTQGIKETFISNEEPFVVHSCVQKRNIFKEDFHNLMTVSPGLAGPSNKAEGEHGEPQSRKESHKTPFCNHSFEMPYNSQYLNPMYSPVPDKRRAKHESLDDLQASTYFGPTPVMGTQEARRCPGRPGKQTPWPAKSWSLNTEEVPDFERSFFNRNPSEEKLRYPNASSQTPNFPTPDRRPAYLTPKEPQPILPVGYAAKPNGLKSKEISSSVDMEKHEPVKKFKDKSISCSGGQPSSDTSSVGTQTEQHVLEPKKCKDLCASGQGKYSDRHAMKQSDDDSEIVSDDISDIFRFLDDMSISGSTGVIQSSCYNSTGSLSQLHKSDCDSSPEHNLTKMANGLPSSKGEKGSRPENSHHSEEELKTSVCKLVRRIGEIERKLESLSGVREEISQVLGKLNKLDQKMQQPEKVSVQIDLNSLTSEALSDESTSPQMFRAHNGPHGPKLENTADWCCSDASGSNSESLRVKALKKSLFTRPSSRSLTEENSATESKIASISNSPRDWRTITYTSRVAVSEEEIKDRGPRETKDWHRKSKEADRQYDIPPQHRLPKQPKDGFLVEQVFSPHPYPTSLEAHMKNNPLYTDMRLTELAEVKRGQPSWTIEEYTRNAGDKGKLTALDLQTQESLNPNNLEYWMEDIYTPGYDSLLKRKEAEFRRAKVCKIAALIAAAACTVILVIVVPICTMKS, from the exons ATGGAGACCAATCAGGAAACGTCCCTCTTCTTGGTGAAGATCTTGGAGGAACTGGACAGCAAGCAAAACACGGTGTCCTACCAGGACCTGTGCAAATCTCTGTGCGCCCGCTTCGATCTGTCCCAGCTCGCAAAACTGAGAAGCGTGCTCTTCTACACGGCTTGTCTCGATCCCAATTTTCCAGCCACGTTATTCAAAGACAAGATGAAATGCACCGTGAATAACCAGCAATCAAAGAAAATCATGGTGGCTGCAGATATCGTGACGATATTCAACCTGATCCAAATGAATGGGGGCGCCGCCAAGGAGAAGCTGCCCACCGGCCGGCAGAAGGGGTGCAAGAAGGAGGCGTCCTTTGACTCGTGCCGCTCGGACACGGAGCTCTGCGGCGCGGCCGAGTGTGAGCCCCTGAACTGTGAGCTGAGCGAGAGGCCTTTCAGCCGGGGCTACCCCGCCAGGCAGTTGTCCAAGTGCCGGAAGATGGACTGCAAGGACTGCTCGCAGTTCGTCCCCGCCTCCGAGCCCAACTTCTTGCTGGGGGTCAGCAAAGAGGTAAAAACCCGGGCGGCCTCCCTGGACAGGCTGCAGGCTCTGGCCCCGTACTCGgtggccagcccccagccctgtgaGATGCAGAGAACTTACTTCCCCATGAACATCGAGAACGAGTCCATTTCCGATCAGgactccctgcccctcacccagggCATCAAGGAGACTTTCATTTCGAACGAGGAGCCCTTTGTGGTCCATTCCTGCGTCCAGAAAAGGAACATCTTCAAAGAGGATTTTCACAACCTGATGACTGTGTCCCCCGGGTTGGCTGGCCCCTCTAACAAGGCTGAGGGTGAGCACGGGGAACCCCAGAGCCGAAAAGAGTCCCACAAGACGCCTTTCTGTAATCACAGCTTTGAGATGCCCTACAACAGCCAGTACCTGAACCCCATGTACTCCCCTGTTCCTGACAAAAGGCGGGCAAAGCATGAAAGCTTAGACGACCTTCAAGCTTCCACGTATTTTGGACCCACTCCAGTGATGGGGACCCAGGAGGCCAGGCGCTGTCCGGGGCGGCCCGGCAAGCAGACCCCATGGCCGGCCAAAAGCTGGAGCCTAAACACCGAAGAAGTCCCTGACTTTGAACGGTCCTTTTTCAATAGAAATCCCTCTGAGGAGAAGCTCCGCTATCCGAATGCCAGCAGCCAGACCCCCAATTTCCCAACCCCAGACAGGCGCCCAGCTTACCTCACACCAAAGGAGCCACAGCCAATTCTCCCCGTCGGCTATGCGGCCAAACCAAACGGGCTCAAATCTAAAGAGATCTCGTCCTCTGTTGACATGGAGAAGCATGAACCGGTCAAGAAGTTTAAAGACAAGAGCATCAGCTGCAGCGGTGGGCAGCCCAGCTCAGACACCAGCAGTGTGGGCACCCAGACCGAGCAGCACGTGCTGGAGCCGAAGAAATGCAAAGACCTGTGTGCCTCAGGGCAGGGCAAGTACAGTGACAGGCACGCCATGAAGCAGTCGGATGACGACTCGGAAATCGTCAGCGATGATATCAGCGACATTTTCCGCTTTCTTGATGACATGAGCATCAGCGGCTCGACTGGAGTGATACAGTCCTCCTGCTACAACAGCACAGGGTCCTTGTCTCAGCTTCACAAGTCGGACTGTGACAGTTCGCCGGAGCACAACCTAACCAAGATGGCCAATGGGCTCCCcagcagcaaaggagaaaagggcaGCCGGCCTGAAAACAGCCACCACTCGGAAGAGGAGCTGAAGACCAGCGTGTGCAAACTGGTGCGTAGGATCGGCGAAATTGAACGGAAGCTTGAATCGCTGTCAGGCGTCCGGGAGGAAATCTCCCAGGTCCTGGGCAAACTCAACAAATTGGATCAGAAAATGCAGCAACCCGAGAAGGTGAGTGTGCAGATAGACCTGAATTCCTTGACCAGCGAGGCTCTGTCCGATGAGAGCACCTCTCCCCAGATGTTCCGGGCACACAATGGCCCCCACGGGCCCAAACTGGAGAACACCGCCGACTGGTGCTGCTCGGACGCCAGTGGAAGCAACAGCGAAAGCCTTCGCGTCAAGGCCTTAAAAAAAAGCCTCTTCACCAGGCCATCCTCCAGGTCCCTGACGGAGGAGAACAGTGCCACAGAATCCAAAATCGCCAGCATTTCCAACTCTCCCAGGGACTGGCGCACCATCACTTACACCAGCCGCGTGGCCGTCAGTGAGGAGGAGATCAAAGACAGAGGCCCCAGAGAGACTAAGGACTGGCATCGCAAGTCTAAAGAG GCTGACAGGCAGTACGACATCCCCCCGCAGCACCGACTGCCCAAGCAGCCCAAAGACGGCTTCCTGGTCGAGCAGGTGTTCAGccctcacccctaccccacctcccTCGAGGCCCACATGAAGAACAACCCTCTGTACACAGACATGCGGCTGACGGAGCTGGCCGAGGTGAAGCGGGGCCAGCCTTCCTGGACCATCGAGGAGTACACCCGCAACGCAGGCGACAAGGGCAAGCTGACAGCTCTGGACCTGCAG ACACAAGAATCTTTAAACCCGAACAACTTAGAATATTGGATGGAAGACATTTATACTCCGGGCTACGACTCATTACTGAAACGTAAAGAAGCCGAGTTCAGACGCGCCAAGGTCTGCAAGATCGCTGCTCTGATCGCCGCAGCCGCGTGCACGGTCATCCTTGTCATTGTCGTCCCCATCTGCACCATGAAATCATGA